From the Fibrobacter sp. UWB11 genome, one window contains:
- a CDS encoding ATP-dependent RecD-like DNA helicase → MDNKLIATEFLDEFIDALIEMRGLIALDKHLLHLLFEIKKDVPLQTQKFLTLCLSLLDDGNTRVPLDASQFTDMWTRKWNGLVTLRISTVEEDIDESNFASVADFAHIIRDGIQDILTNDFSAIMESRETDTTSIEDALSCPFVLAKRESGAHLYFTKHFDAKCIIEQSAKILFKNGNTPTDDEIENCKQKIANICKPFSNGKPFLIKKRQAEAIIRGQTENLVITGGPGTGKTTVVLYILWNLLESHSDMLDWNIYLAAPSGKAADRMRESLIDGLARIREEQKTNNEPIFRKLNELESSTIHRLLRFSKSKGGFSFNREEQFPKNSIFVIDEASMIDIEMFAALLEAIPEGARIFILGDPFQLPSVDSGAVLGEILKVNESGSNFSVKLNESNRFDDRSNIGKLAAEIKTVAETKDNTKFVPHKFTSSDASANDISHSSNETGSATNFKDKVFYKQLETDSAPLSKKEEDKRIENFIAEWSRDFAQLPALAENIHPERTGTEASDTDHSETARRNEIWQLSLTKRILCAERRGLRGIENINKKVCSKIKSLWRAQKKKQGETIQWDDSGYFPGQLLIITKNQEMFKLYNGDTGIVVFDDNTPCLMLKKAPLQNSELTGKTRDDFVFYPLSILPEDSLTTAFAITIHKSQGSEYKHVTMFLPTKIGHPLLTNQILYTGITRAKESVTIIANDDTFKAAVTTVSERNTGISL, encoded by the coding sequence ATGGATAATAAATTAATCGCCACCGAATTCCTCGACGAATTCATCGATGCGCTCATAGAAATGCGCGGTCTCATTGCGCTTGACAAACATCTACTCCATTTACTTTTCGAAATCAAAAAAGACGTTCCTCTGCAAACGCAAAAATTCTTAACGCTCTGCCTGTCGCTCCTTGACGATGGCAACACGCGCGTTCCGCTAGATGCATCGCAGTTCACAGACATGTGGACCCGCAAATGGAACGGCCTAGTCACACTCCGCATCAGCACCGTCGAAGAAGACATTGATGAAAGCAATTTCGCAAGTGTCGCCGATTTCGCCCACATTATTCGCGATGGCATTCAAGACATTCTGACAAACGACTTTTCTGCAATCATGGAAAGCCGCGAAACTGACACAACTTCCATCGAAGATGCATTAAGTTGTCCGTTCGTCCTCGCTAAACGCGAAAGCGGAGCGCACCTCTACTTTACCAAGCACTTCGATGCCAAATGCATCATCGAGCAATCCGCAAAAATCTTATTTAAAAACGGCAATACACCCACCGACGACGAAATCGAAAACTGCAAACAAAAAATTGCAAACATCTGTAAGCCATTCAGCAATGGCAAACCTTTCCTTATCAAGAAACGCCAAGCCGAAGCCATCATCCGCGGGCAAACAGAAAACCTCGTCATTACAGGTGGCCCCGGCACTGGCAAAACAACAGTAGTCCTTTACATTTTGTGGAATTTACTCGAAAGCCATAGCGACATGCTTGATTGGAACATTTACCTTGCAGCACCGAGTGGCAAAGCCGCCGACCGCATGCGTGAAAGCCTCATCGACGGCCTCGCAAGAATCCGCGAAGAACAAAAGACCAACAACGAACCCATATTCCGCAAGCTGAACGAACTCGAAAGTAGCACCATACACCGCCTACTCCGATTCTCCAAAAGCAAAGGCGGCTTTTCGTTCAACCGCGAAGAACAATTCCCCAAAAATTCAATTTTCGTCATTGACGAAGCAAGCATGATCGACATCGAAATGTTCGCCGCCCTCCTCGAAGCCATTCCCGAAGGCGCACGAATATTCATTCTCGGCGACCCGTTCCAGCTCCCCTCTGTTGACTCAGGAGCCGTCCTCGGCGAAATCCTCAAAGTGAACGAAAGCGGCAGCAACTTTTCTGTCAAGCTCAACGAATCCAACCGATTCGACGACCGTTCCAACATCGGAAAACTCGCTGCCGAAATCAAAACCGTTGCAGAAACAAAAGACAACACAAAGTTTGTTCCGCACAAGTTCACGAGCAGCGACGCATCTGCGAATGACATTTCGCACAGCTCAAACGAAACGGGAAGCGCTACGAACTTTAAAGATAAAGTTTTCTACAAGCAACTCGAAACCGACTCCGCACCGCTTTCGAAAAAAGAAGAAGACAAACGCATTGAAAACTTCATCGCCGAATGGTCCCGCGACTTTGCACAACTCCCCGCACTTGCAGAAAACATCCACCCTGAGCGCACCGGCACCGAAGCAAGCGACACCGACCACAGCGAAACCGCCCGCCGTAATGAAATCTGGCAGCTCTCGCTGACAAAGCGCATCCTCTGCGCCGAACGCCGAGGACTCCGCGGCATCGAAAACATCAATAAAAAAGTTTGTAGTAAAATCAAGAGCCTTTGGCGAGCGCAAAAGAAAAAGCAAGGCGAAACAATCCAATGGGACGACTCCGGCTACTTCCCCGGACAACTGCTCATCATCACCAAGAATCAGGAAATGTTCAAACTCTACAATGGTGACACAGGCATCGTAGTATTCGACGATAACACCCCCTGCCTCATGCTCAAAAAGGCGCCCCTGCAAAACAGCGAACTCACCGGAAAAACGCGCGATGACTTTGTCTTTTATCCGCTCTCGATTCTCCCCGAAGATTCGCTCACAACCGCATTCGCCATCACCATCCATAAATCGCAGGGCTCCGAATACAAACACGTTACCATGTTCCTCCCGACAAAAATCGGGCACCCGCTACTGACAAACCAAATTCTGTATACAGGAATCACCCGCGCCAAGGAAAGCGTCACCATCATCGCAAACGACGACACATTCAAAGCCGCAGTTACCACCGTCAGCGAGCGCAATACGGGAATTTCGCTATAG